acactggtgtcaaaattttatttttcaaacccaatataaatataactcttgtctagtattctctgcaaaaaaagtaatttgactttttttttaataagaaaaaaaagtggtttgttatagtttgaatatattccaccgaaatcatttccttatgttggtgcaaccgcatgaagaaagatgtgaacactgcttaaacacagcatttgacagagaactagaacaaaaaatttcggcttcaagccaattgcATGCAGATGATCGCACCCCGGGTGATTTTTTAtataaagcaatacagattttcaatgaaaatatctggcaactCTGGTTCTAGCTTTGCTGTGGTAGTGTCACTTTTCAGCCTGCTTCGTGGTTAATTAAGCCCACGATGAACTGTGTATGGTGATCACATTCCCCCATTTTAAGCCTATCACGCAGAGAAACAGAACGTTTTTGtcttcaaaacctcgtgcttcaCTCGAAACATTATCAATATTAACTATAACAATAAACTActatgaaaaaattgtaaatcgtcTACTCTAAAAATTCAGCAGCTCAgtctttgacagatacatacttgttgatgcttttattgaacaaacaaataattcttGTTGCTAGAGAATATTACCTTTCAAATCTGCAATTGCCTTTAATCCACTAGACGATTTACTTCTCTATTCGCTTTTATTCTTCATATAAAAATGATGTAAAAACAACTGGTATTTtgcatgtagaaagtgtgtgcgaaatttgaaaaaaaaaaatggtgaagcCCTTGCTCCTCTGCaggatgagataagcaaagataagggctcataacttccagagttttgttccgatgggcttgaaaatttcacacaatatttttgaaatgttttactacaagaaaatacatagaaaaaaatgatttttcaaaattgttagaccctacccaccccttaaattttttcaatatcaatcgaaagcttgttttttatgaatttgaaaacGAATGTAAATCGAAATAGTAGTAGTATCAAAAGTTACATTGCAAATTAGTGTGACAGAAATCATTTACAttcaaattgatttttcaaattgaattcaatGTATTTGTCaagaacgcacaagtaaaatatttgtaatttttatgaaattattgattgaaacaaactaatcgccTGAGAACAAATAATTATCTTGTTTTGTAAATAATTATCTTGTTTTCgcatgagaaaactgaaactgacccagggcagTTTcaccaaacaaacaattttcacgaaactgagttggtttcgcacttagcaacggggatttgaACAAACCTGATTTAGAaaacaggttcgaaactgactcgattttcagttcaacaacgataaaactaggttcaaaactagcttcaaacaaacgatttgatagcagttagggtggaagctgggttaggtttggcatcaaacgaaaacgacattaaagaTTTGAAACTGTACGGAGACACTGACAGCGCTTCTAATGAGAACGGGAGTACTTTTTTTCCAATAACTATTGTGGTTGGGTGAAGCGCGCCAGCAAATTTATATATACTTTTTAGAAGCATTTACAAACCCATGGTGGCACTTTTGGTGTCACAggctgctcaactacattactattgaaCTGGCGAATCtagatgtattttatttatgttcTTACCCACTtgcacgcggcgggcagattttccTCGCAGATGACGTCTGAAAGAATTTATGTCTGCTAGATGTTTTTGCAACAACCATTTCCAGCAAAAAAGTTGACTTAGCGGTTatcaacggttctgtttctaccggattcttgccatacaagactggTATAATCGTTTTGAATCGCTTTTTAACGcctttggttttgttttttttcataagaaatatttatatatatatatatatatatatatatatatatatatatatatatatatatatatatatatatatatatatatatatatatatatatatatatatatatatatatatatatatatatatatatatatatatatatatatatacatatatatatacatgATCACAGCTTTCTCACAACCAAACATGTAAATTCATTTCTTCAAATGTGCCCATTTCAATTAATtggattcgaatgtgaatttttaaatatatgagGAAAATACGCAAAGCTTTTTCATTTCCAGCTGATACAAGAGGAACTTGCCCCTTAAAAGTTGTTCGGCCTTGGATGGGCAGTTCAAAATGAGACAAACTGAAATGCTCATAAGCGTCTTTCTCTGTGGTGTTCTGTCAAATTAAATTTGTTTGTATACATGTTACCgtcttcctgaattttattttaaacattCCTACGAATTTTAATGACTATTTCATTGAATTCACTTGTAAAAAACAGCAACGTACCGAGCTAAGGTCAATTCTCACATCGCCATATCGAAGAACCGTCAATAATGGATCCGTTAATGTGTCGCCTCTGTCTTACGCCGAATTCCGGTACGGTTGCCCTGTACAACCAACGCACAATGGAACCGAACATCCTGCTCATTCAGAAGGTGGTCGAGTGTACCTCCATTAAGGTAAATGTTTGACCAGTTTCCAATTCTACCAGCTACTGATGTTACGAATGATTACAGTTAAACGTAACAGACGACTACCCGTCGTCGGTTTGTTCGGATTGCATTCAGAAACTAAACGAGTGGTCCACGTTCAAAATTCAATGTATCGTCAACAATGATTTTTATCGGAAGAAACAGGCCGAATTGCGAAAACACATGATTAATATTAATCAACAAGCAACGGAAGTCGTCTGTTTGGATGACGATAGCGACGATGAGCTGCCACATGCAAAGGAACCGCCTTCCAAAAAACCTAAGGTCGAGGAAGGCATTCTGGTCGCCGATGACGATGAGAGAGATGCTTGTGGAAAGGGTCAACTCGTTGCCAATCATGGATCTGTCAATCCTATGTTCTACGGAGAAGATTGCGGTCAACCGGGTATGGACCCGTATGACCAGGATGATGCATCACTGGATGACTACGAACTCGTTGAAGGGCAAGAAATAGAGCAATATCCACTGGAACAGCAGTATTCGATGGACAGTACTGCGATTCTTTCTTCGATTCTACTGGACGATGAAGATAGCAGTGGTTCCCTGCAGGAGGCCGAGCCGGGTCTGTACGAGAAAGATCTTTATGGGTGCAACTATTGCAAACGACGCTATTCCTCCGAACGGAAGCTAAGGACACACGAGAAGTTACACGCCGAAAACCGTATGAAATGTCCCGTGTGCGGAAAATGGATCGTACTGCAGCTGGTGCGCCATCTGCGGTCACAACACCCGGGACAAGTTTTCCCGGAACCGGTACGCTGCTGGCACAGTAAATGCGTCCACTCGCCTGTCCTGTATCGCGACGTCGAAGAACTGCTGGCACATATGGACACTAAACGGCGGAAGTAGagccgagagagagagagagagaaaaactgTGCGCCCAGGTTTACACCCTGGTCTAAATAGTATTATCTGCTGCAATTACGAATACTCGCGCTTAACCGGGTTCGGTTATTGTGCAATCCTTATTTTTACAGACATACGAACTGTATAACTACGTTTAAAAGCTTGTAAGACTAGCGAGAGTAAACAATAAAAATTATATATTGACTAATGAGTAAGCTCCGTTTTGAACTTGAACGAAAAATTGCAGGTACTGTTCGAGGAAATCGATCGTTATCAATCTGCCCGTTATCTACACCTTGCTGTAAGATTCAATTTGGCACTGAAAACGTTGATAAGTCGATTTCGTTTGGTCTAATCATTATTCAGTAATGAATACAATGTTTGAAAATATCTTGTTTCCTTCCTATCGATTTGGGTAAATTGACTTCCGAAATTTAAAACTATCTTCAAAAAAGTACAAATTTTGCACGAATTTAGAAAAACTCAATTTGCTCTCCCGGTGCAGACGAACCTAGCGAAACTTTTGCCGTGTCATAGCAGATATCGTCCCCCCAATATAAAGAGAGCGCTTCAACCGGTTCGGTTTGATTGATAAGAAACCTAAAAAAATATTGCGCCTTCTTATCAATCGGGCGGTGTTGGTATTCGCGGGTTGCGTTCAGGCTTGAACTTGGTGGACCCACCTAGCCATGCCCATACAACGATATTACCGGGAACGGTATCGATTCAATTACGTGCCAATGCTTGCTCAGAATGTGTGTTCGTAAAGTGAGTGATCTTTGCGTTGTGGGCAGCGCGGAAGCCTCTGCTTCGCTGAGTTCATCCTGAGACTGCTAGACGGAAATCGGTCGTTGTTGGTTGTTGGTGAAATCGAACACGTCGTCTTCCGTAAAACAAAAGATTTTTCGCCTAGTGCGATTGGTATTGGCTAGAATCACTTTCGGTTGTAGTTGATGAAATTAGGTAGTGATTGGTCGTGAAAAGGATCGTTTGTGATTTCCAAGAGAACGCGCGCGTGCTACTCATTACGATCGGGCTATTATTGTTGTGAAATTAATGAATCAACGAAATATCCATTCTAAGGTTTGGAACTGAATGAATTTCATTGTTTTCTACTCAGTTGTGTGTTGAGCGGTGGTGACAGCAAAACTCATCGAACGTAGGATCAACATCAGATTCGATCAATGAACGAGTATTCCTAGAATGTGCTAGTATGAATGTAGCTTCAAGATTGTGaagactagttttttttttgagtaggTGACCAACGtaattcaaacagtttgaatgtTAAAAGTTTTGGTGTACGGAATGATATTAAGGTTGCAAAATCAATTCAACGAACGAGTAGAAACTAGATTATGAGTGATCGTTATAGTCATTGCATCAGAACAAAACAAAATGGTAAGTCAAATCATAAAAGTTTAGAGTAAACTTTGAATTCttcagatattttctttcaattactatttcgatttttacttcaataaatatattaataaaaataataaatattttaccTGTGCATTTCTGTCAAttttttgacaaacaatttTATAGTAAATTTAACTTCAAAATGAACTTACTTTCGATAAAGGTAATATTTGTTTTGCtgtgaatttataaacttgacAGTTGATGATGTTAACCACAGATATTGTGGTTTTCATTGGGGCTTAGGATGCGTTGTAATCCTcgcagaatagcgaaataatgagcgtcagaatgaCAGATGTCAGGTTTGCAAAATGTGtagtaaatttgctgatttctGTTGTAAACAGACTTTGCAGATCGCAGACTTTctacagattttcgaaattttaataGACAATTGTCCAGTTTAGAGACTTTTAAAATCACtaaattttacctggcatctcttccAGGAGCTGGATAATTTGatcaagatagagtagtctaCGATTTCttttaccgttttcgtttattgatcagagtagcccgagagctgacccagagtcgcccaaacaacttttgatgtttgttttagcatcctggggtcgctctagatcggactccagccgcgtagtttcgctctgaaaatgttCCCGGGTCGTAtcacgtttatttttttcttttttatatgagttgttgtttaggacgcgtaccacgtgttcgttttacacgGAGTCAGagcccctcgatgagctcggttcactaccagtttcagtcttttgaagcaaaatAACAAGCGTCTTAtcgctagatgcgtcgtaactatgacaatgattgtttatgtttggaagaATATTAAGTTACAGTATAAACGATATTGAGCAATTTTGCCTTATATCCAGAGATTCTTACaataagaaagtaaaaactacttagaaccattagCTAGAATTTATTTAGCTTGTTAttgcctcatcccatgaagTATTAAGGATCAAaggtaaaccaagttaacttgtgttggtaatttgtgtattacgtacattttatttggtacgtatgccatagatctgtgtattcatatatgctgtgcaccgagtttatcaaagtggattgcacgattgagattcaaacaatgtttttcgtaataatttattctcaaatgaatgttaagcctgacaacttgtatgaaatatcagttttgataaatttttcatcaacgtttgatggaaaattgcttacattttatgaatgtagatttaaattctctaataaaaaaagttagcaacactgcttcaatgcatttgtattagattgcgctacacaaaataaacaaaactaaatattttctgttacaaaagcagtttgcgggaaaaataaatagttttacgacaacattccatatccattgcctctCGCATGTTAAATTCAAGGTTCCTTTTTTGCCGGATTACTAATAGAagatacgtaaatctttatatcgcaataatttctgcaagaggaaatccatatatgaATGTGTTTGttactaatcaaatgtgtcagtggaagtaagctgaaactgaaataattttttctcgagcagttttagagGAAAACGGcaaagttttagactaagattttcgcttttctttaaTTGCAATTGTAAGCagtatgaaccgattggtttatttttcaaccatatggaagatttattgagcaAAATCAGacaaagaagcgccggaatttgtttttacgctcacattgttggcattactcatacgcttgcaaagagtcttgctccttaaagtCAGTTATGGAAAGAAATCGTTATGTggtgaatgtaaacatatgtttgcttcctttgtaacttgtattgtttccatgacattttttcggaactagtcgacgcttattaacggagagtccataaaattacattattactgaaccaactggttcatgattactgacccaacatttttcaatgaatagtatgggtcattgtaatcttgagttcatCTTTGATTCGATAGTCCCACAACAAACggacctaactgcaaatgagatcctctctttgtttattttctcttttgccATTACTGCAATTCCTTGAATGTTTCCAATATAATTCGAAAGCTTGAGGTTttaacttgaaagttttgcgaagagtaaagcgtcacaTATatttcgatgaacattagaaaaggtcccaagtgcaaat
This genomic window from Malaya genurostris strain Urasoe2022 chromosome 1, Malgen_1.1, whole genome shotgun sequence contains:
- the LOC131425986 gene encoding uncharacterized protein LOC131425986 gives rise to the protein MDPLMCRLCLTPNSGTVALYNQRTMEPNILLIQKVVECTSIKLNVTDDYPSSVCSDCIQKLNEWSTFKIQCIVNNDFYRKKQAELRKHMININQQATEVVCLDDDSDDELPHAKEPPSKKPKVEEGILVADDDERDACGKGQLVANHGSVNPMFYGEDCGQPGMDPYDQDDASLDDYELVEGQEIEQYPLEQQYSMDSTAILSSILLDDEDSSGSLQEAEPGLYEKDLYGCNYCKRRYSSERKLRTHEKLHAENRMKCPVCGKWIVLQLVRHLRSQHPGQVFPEPVRCWHSKCVHSPVLYRDVEELLAHMDTKRRK